One genomic segment of Oncorhynchus masou masou isolate Uvic2021 chromosome 16, UVic_Omas_1.1, whole genome shotgun sequence includes these proteins:
- the LOC135557590 gene encoding E3 ubiquitin-protein ligase TRIM9-like isoform X1 codes for MDEELKCPVCGSLFKDPILLPCSHNVCLACARNIIVQTPEGETPPQNRASGNSDYDYLDMDKMSMYSETDSGYGSYTPCLKSPNGIRVFPPTLVHRHCSITCPLCHRSVSLDERGLRGFPRNRLLEAIVSRYQQNRSANVKCQLCDRNPVDATVMCEQCDVFYCTPCQQRCHPSRGPLAKHRLLPPTQSPAAGSQQMPAGTIRKQGTCADHEMENFSMYCVNCKTPVCMKCLEGGKHGSHDLKPLAAMWKQHKCQLSQALNGVSDKAKDAKEFLMQLKNMLQQIQENGVEFEACLVAQCDALIEALTRQKAKLLTKVTKEREYKLKVVRDQITHCTMKLRQTTGMMEYCLEVIKENDPSGFLQISDALIKRVTSSQDQWVKGALEPKVGPEFDLTLNTDPLLQTILQLDFVQSKVESATVPPAPLLQLEKCCTRNNSATLAWRVTVPPSHPIEGYILELDDGNGGQYREVYVGKETVCTVDGLHFNSSYNARVKAYNSPGVGPYSKTVVLKTSDVAWFTFDPTSAHRDIILTNENRTVSCNSYDDRVVLGTAAFSKGVHYWELRVDRYDNHPDPAFGVARINTMKDMMLGKDDKAWAMYVDNNRSWFMHNNSHTNRAEGGISKGATVGILLDLNKYTLTFFINKEQHGPVAFENLEGVFMPAVSINRNVQVTLLTGMEVPKNIKQQ; via the exons ATGGATGAAGAATTAAAATGCCCCGTTTGCGGCTCTCTTTTCAAGGATCCTATTCTTTTACCCTGCTCACACAATGTGTGTTTGGCGTGCGCCCGCAATATCATTGTACAGACCCCAGAAGGCGAAACACCTCCGCAAAACCGTGCCTCCGGGAACTCGGACTACGATTATTTGGATATGGACAAAATGAGCATGTATAGTGAAACGGACAGCGGCTATGGATCATACACGCCGTGCCTCAAGTCTCCAAATGGGATACGGGTGTTTCCTCCGACTCTGGTGCACCGCCACTGCTCCATAACGTGTCCTCTCTGTCACCGTAGTGTCTCTCTGGATGAGCGGGGACTGAGGGGCTTCCCACGTAACCGGCTACTGGAGGCGATCGTGTCTCGTTATCAGCAGAACCGCTCTGCCAACGTGAAATGTCAGCTGTGTGACCGCAACCCTGTCGATGCCACTGTGATGTGCGAACAGTGCGACGTGTTTTACTGCACACCATGCCAGCAGCGATGCCACCCTTCCCGTGGACCGCTGGCCAAACATCGATTACTGCCACCGACCCAATCGCCCGCGGCTGGAAGCCAGCAGATGCCCGCCGGCACCATACGCAAACAGGGAACGTGTGCAGACCATGAAATGGAGAACTTTAGCATGTACTGCGTCAACTGCAAGACTCCAGTGTGTATGAAGTGTCTTGAGGGTGGCAAGCACGGGAGTCATGATTTAAAACCTTTAGCTGCCATGTGGAAACAGCACAAG TGTCAACTCTCCCAAGCTTTGAACGGTGTGTCAGATAAAGCCAAGGATGCCAAGGAATTCCTAATGCAGTTGAAGAACATGCTTCAGCAGATACAG GAGAACGGGGTGGAGTTCGAGGCCTGCTTGGTGGCTCAGTGTGACGCCCTGATTGAGGCTCTGACGAGGCAGAAAGCCAAGCTCCTCACCAAGGTCACCAAGGAGAGGGAGTACAAGCTCAAG GTGGTGCGTGACCAGATCACACACTGCACTATGAAGCTGCGTCAGACCACGGGCATGATGGAGTACTGTCTGGAGGTGATCAAAGAGAACGACCCCAGTGGCTTCCTGCAG ATCTCAGATGCGCTGATCAAACGTGTGACGTCGTCTCAGGACCAGTGGGTCAAAGGGGCTTTGGAGCCTAAGGTGGGCCCTGAGTTTGACCTGACCCTGAACACAGACCCCCTGCTGCAGACCATACTACAGTTGGACTTTGTCCAGAGCAAAG TGGAGTCTGCCACGGTGCCCCCGGCCCCCCTGCTGCAGCTGGAGAAGTGCTGCACCCGCAACAACAGTGCCACCCTGGCCTGGAGGGTCACTGTGCCCCCTAGCCACCCCATCGAAGGCTACATCCTGGAGCTGGACGACGGCAACGGGGGTCAATACAGG GAGGTGTATGTAGGGAAGGAGACTGTGTGCACTGTGGACGGCCTCCACTTCAACAGTTCCTACAACGCCAGAGTCAAGGCCTACAACTCCCCCGGAGTGGGGCCCTATAGCAAGACTGTGGTGCTGAAGACATCTGATG tgGCCTGGTTCACCTTTGACCCCACCTCGGCTCACAGGGACATCATATTGACCAATGAGAACCGGACAGTGAGCTGCAACAGCTACGATGACCGTGTGGTCCTGGGGACAGCCGCCTTCTCCAAGGGGGTCCATTATTGGGAGCTCAGGGTGGATCGCTATGACAACCACCCGGACCCTGCGTTCGGGGTGGCGAGGATCAATACGATGAAGGACATGATGCTGGGGAAGGATGATAAGGCCTGGGCCATGTACGTGGACAACAACCGCAGCTGGTTCATGCACAACAACTCCCACACCAACAG ggCCGAGGGGGGCATCTCCAAGGGTGCAACTGTGGGCATCCTGCTGGACCTGAACAAGTACACTCTAACGTTCTTCATCAACAAAGAGCAGCATGGCCCCGTGGCCTTTGAGAACCTGGAGGGAGTCTTCATGCCTGCTGTCAGCATCAACAGAAATGTCCAG GTGACCCTACTAACAGGAATGGAGGTGCCAAAGAATATTAAGCAGCAGTAG
- the LOC135557590 gene encoding E3 ubiquitin-protein ligase TRIM9-like isoform X2: protein MDEELKCPVCGSLFKDPILLPCSHNVCLACARNIIVQTPEGETPPQNRASGNSDYDYLDMDKMSMYSETDSGYGSYTPCLKSPNGIRVFPPTLVHRHCSITCPLCHRSVSLDERGLRGFPRNRLLEAIVSRYQQNRSANVKCQLCDRNPVDATVMCEQCDVFYCTPCQQRCHPSRGPLAKHRLLPPTQSPAAGSQQMPAGTIRKQGTCADHEMENFSMYCVNCKTPVCMKCLEGGKHGSHDLKPLAAMWKQHKCQLSQALNGVSDKAKDAKEFLMQLKNMLQQIQENGVEFEACLVAQCDALIEALTRQKAKLLTKVTKEREYKLKVVRDQITHCTMKLRQTTGMMEYCLEVIKENDPSGFLQISDALIKRVTSSQDQWVKGALEPKVGPEFDLTLNTDPLLQTILQLDFVQSKDIQETPLLKQMHAGGLKETESAGVESATVPPAPLLQLEKCCTRNNSATLAWRVTVPPSHPIEGYILELDDGNGGQYREVYVGKETVCTVDGLHFNSSYNARVKAYNSPGVGPYSKTVVLKTSDVAWFTFDPTSAHRDIILTNENRTVSCNSYDDRVVLGTAAFSKGVHYWELRVDRYDNHPDPAFGVARINTMKDMMLGKDDKAWAMYVDNNRSWFMHNNSHTNRAEGGISKGATVGILLDLNKYTLTFFINKEQHGPVAFENLEGVFMPAVSINRNVQVTLLTGMEVPKNIKQQ from the exons ATGGATGAAGAATTAAAATGCCCCGTTTGCGGCTCTCTTTTCAAGGATCCTATTCTTTTACCCTGCTCACACAATGTGTGTTTGGCGTGCGCCCGCAATATCATTGTACAGACCCCAGAAGGCGAAACACCTCCGCAAAACCGTGCCTCCGGGAACTCGGACTACGATTATTTGGATATGGACAAAATGAGCATGTATAGTGAAACGGACAGCGGCTATGGATCATACACGCCGTGCCTCAAGTCTCCAAATGGGATACGGGTGTTTCCTCCGACTCTGGTGCACCGCCACTGCTCCATAACGTGTCCTCTCTGTCACCGTAGTGTCTCTCTGGATGAGCGGGGACTGAGGGGCTTCCCACGTAACCGGCTACTGGAGGCGATCGTGTCTCGTTATCAGCAGAACCGCTCTGCCAACGTGAAATGTCAGCTGTGTGACCGCAACCCTGTCGATGCCACTGTGATGTGCGAACAGTGCGACGTGTTTTACTGCACACCATGCCAGCAGCGATGCCACCCTTCCCGTGGACCGCTGGCCAAACATCGATTACTGCCACCGACCCAATCGCCCGCGGCTGGAAGCCAGCAGATGCCCGCCGGCACCATACGCAAACAGGGAACGTGTGCAGACCATGAAATGGAGAACTTTAGCATGTACTGCGTCAACTGCAAGACTCCAGTGTGTATGAAGTGTCTTGAGGGTGGCAAGCACGGGAGTCATGATTTAAAACCTTTAGCTGCCATGTGGAAACAGCACAAG TGTCAACTCTCCCAAGCTTTGAACGGTGTGTCAGATAAAGCCAAGGATGCCAAGGAATTCCTAATGCAGTTGAAGAACATGCTTCAGCAGATACAG GAGAACGGGGTGGAGTTCGAGGCCTGCTTGGTGGCTCAGTGTGACGCCCTGATTGAGGCTCTGACGAGGCAGAAAGCCAAGCTCCTCACCAAGGTCACCAAGGAGAGGGAGTACAAGCTCAAG GTGGTGCGTGACCAGATCACACACTGCACTATGAAGCTGCGTCAGACCACGGGCATGATGGAGTACTGTCTGGAGGTGATCAAAGAGAACGACCCCAGTGGCTTCCTGCAG ATCTCAGATGCGCTGATCAAACGTGTGACGTCGTCTCAGGACCAGTGGGTCAAAGGGGCTTTGGAGCCTAAGGTGGGCCCTGAGTTTGACCTGACCCTGAACACAGACCCCCTGCTGCAGACCATACTACAGTTGGACTTTGTCCAGAGCAAAG ATATACAGGAGACTCCATTATTGAAACAAATGCATGCAGGTGGATTGAAAGAGACGGAGAGCGCAGGAG TGGAGTCTGCCACGGTGCCCCCGGCCCCCCTGCTGCAGCTGGAGAAGTGCTGCACCCGCAACAACAGTGCCACCCTGGCCTGGAGGGTCACTGTGCCCCCTAGCCACCCCATCGAAGGCTACATCCTGGAGCTGGACGACGGCAACGGGGGTCAATACAGG GAGGTGTATGTAGGGAAGGAGACTGTGTGCACTGTGGACGGCCTCCACTTCAACAGTTCCTACAACGCCAGAGTCAAGGCCTACAACTCCCCCGGAGTGGGGCCCTATAGCAAGACTGTGGTGCTGAAGACATCTGATG tgGCCTGGTTCACCTTTGACCCCACCTCGGCTCACAGGGACATCATATTGACCAATGAGAACCGGACAGTGAGCTGCAACAGCTACGATGACCGTGTGGTCCTGGGGACAGCCGCCTTCTCCAAGGGGGTCCATTATTGGGAGCTCAGGGTGGATCGCTATGACAACCACCCGGACCCTGCGTTCGGGGTGGCGAGGATCAATACGATGAAGGACATGATGCTGGGGAAGGATGATAAGGCCTGGGCCATGTACGTGGACAACAACCGCAGCTGGTTCATGCACAACAACTCCCACACCAACAG ggCCGAGGGGGGCATCTCCAAGGGTGCAACTGTGGGCATCCTGCTGGACCTGAACAAGTACACTCTAACGTTCTTCATCAACAAAGAGCAGCATGGCCCCGTGGCCTTTGAGAACCTGGAGGGAGTCTTCATGCCTGCTGTCAGCATCAACAGAAATGTCCAG GTGACCCTACTAACAGGAATGGAGGTGCCAAAGAATATTAAGCAGCAGTAG
- the LOC135557589 gene encoding exocyst complex component 8-like, with the protein MAEQANRLRKQLESANFDPQNYVKNLSQQSDGDRDLQEHRQKIQTLADETAQNLKKNVYKNYRQFIETAKEISYLESEMYQLSHILTEQKSIMESITQSLLSTDKDETAKEMLAAFPKDTEEVKQRTLTTLLEKVEGCKNIMDTPGRYLVYNGDLVEYDVDNMAQLQKVHAFLMNDCLLIATWLANRRGTVKYKYNALYDLESFAIVNVKDHPPMKDMFKILMFPESRIFQAENSKIKKEWLEILDETKKNKVTKEKHKKEEVEVPNSPVRPEASVSTNPFDDKETNPFDSEEAVDLSLEWIQELPEDLDVCIAQRDFEGGVDLLDKLNDYLKDKPVNLRVKNLRVKVDERVRQLTEVLVFELSPDRSLRGGPKATRRAVSQLIRLGQPTKACELFLKNRAAAVQTAIRQLRIEGATLLYIHKLCNIFFTSLLETAKEFEMDFAGNTGCYSAFVVWSRSSMKMFVNAFSGQVFDSKESLSTAAECVKVAKEHCKQLSEIGLDLTFTLQSLLVKDIKSALQSYKEIIIEATKHRNSEEMWRKMNLMTPEALTKLKEEMCSCGMSSFNQYTGDDCWVNLSYTLVAFTKQMMAFLEEGLKLYFPELHMVLLESLREIILVAVQHVDYSLRCEQEAEKKAFILQNASFLHDTVLPVVEKRFEEGVGKPAKQLQDLRKSARTIRVNPDSTMSQV; encoded by the coding sequence ATGGCAGAGCAGGCGAACAGACTGCGCAAGCAATTAGAATCAGCTAATTTCGACCCGCAGAATTATGTCAAGAATCTCTCACAACAATCTGATGGCGACAGAGATTTGCAGGAACATCGTCAGAAAATACAGACCCTGGCAGATGAAACGGCTCAAAACCTAAAGAAAAATGTCTACAAGAATTACAGACAGTTCATCGAAACTGCCAAAGAGATTTCATACTTGGAGAGTGAGATGTACCAACTGAGTCATATTTTGACAGAGCAGAAAAGTATAATGGAGAGCATTACCCAGTCTTTGCTCTCAACAGATAAGGATGAAACTGCGAAGGAGATGCTGGCAGCATTCCCTAAAGACACAGAGGAAGTGAAACAGAGAACACTGACTACACTGCTTGAGAAAGTGGAGGGGTGCAAAAACATTATGGACACCCCAGGCAGGTATTTAGTGTACAATGGCGACCTGGTTGAATATGATGTGGACAACATGGCACAACTTCAAAAAGTGCATGCCTTCCTGATGAATGACTGCCTTCTTATTGCCACCTGGTTAGCAAATCGCCGTGGTACAGTGAAGTACAAATACAATGCACTGTATGATCTGGAGAGCTTTGCCATTGTCAACGTGAAGGACCACCCTCCAATGAAGGACATGTTCAAAATCCTGATGTTCCCCGAAAGCCGCATATTTCAGGCAGAAAACAGCAAGATTAAAAAGGAGTGGCTGGAGATCCTTGATGAGACCAAGAAAAACAAAGTGACAAAAGAAAAACACAAGAAGGAAGAGGTAGAGGTTCCCAACTCACCAGTGAGACCAGAGGCCTCGGTTTCGACCAACCCTTTTGATGACAAAGAGACCAACCCTTTTGACTCAGAGGAGGCAGTGGATCTGAGCTTGGAGTGGATCCAGGAGCTTCCCGAGGACCTGGACGTGTGCATTGCCCAGCGGGACTTTGAAGGTGGCGTGGACCTCCTGGACAAGCTGAATGACTACCTGAAGGACAAGCCTGTCAATCTGAGGGTGAAAAACCTCAGGGTGAAGGTGGATGAGCGTGTCCGACAGCTGACAGAGGTGCTGGTGTTTGAGCTTTCTCCTGACCGTTCCCTCCGCGGAGGGCCCAAAGCGACCCGTCGGGCCGTGTCTCAGTTAATCCGGCTGGGGCAGCCCACCAAAGCCTGTGAGCTCTTCCTTAAGAACCGAGCCGCTGCTGTGCAGACCGCCATCCGCCAGCTGCGCATTGAGGGGGCTACTCTGCTCTACATACACAAGCTTTGCAACATCTTCTTCACTAGCTTGCTGGAGACAGCCAAAGAATTTGAGATGGACTTTGCCGGTAACACAGGCTGCTACTCTGCATTTGTGGTCTGGTCCCGGTCATCCATGAAGATGTTTGTGAATGCATTCAGTGGGCAGGTGTTTGACAGCAAAGAGAGCCTCTCCACTGCAGCTGAGTGTGTCAAGGTGGCCAAGGAGCACTGCAAGCAGCTCAGTGAGATTGGCCTGGACCTCACCTTCACACTGCAGTCCCTCTTGGTTAAAGACATCAAGTCAGCCCTGCAAAGCTACAAGGAGATCATCATTGAGGCCACCAAGCACCGAAACTCTGAGGAGATGTGGAGGAAGATGAACCTGATGACTCCAGAGGCTCTCACAAAGCTAAAGGAGGAAATGTGCAGCTGCGGCATGAGCAGCTTCAATCAGTATACAGGAGACGACTGCTGGGTCAACCTCAGCTACACCCTCGTGGCCTTCACCAAACAGATGATGGCTTTCCTAGAGGAGGGGCTGAAGCTCTACTTCCCAGAGCTGCACATGGTGCTGCTGGAGAGCCTGAGGGAGATCATTCTTGTGGCTGTACAGCACGTCGATTACAGCCTGCGGTGTGAACAGGAGGCAGAGAAGAAAGCTTTCATTCTACAAAATGCGTCCTTCTTACACGATACTGTACTCCCTGTGGTGGAGAAGAGGTTTGAGGAAGGAGTGGGGAAACCTGCTAAGCAGTTACAAGACTTGAGAAAGAGTGCACGGACCATTCGTGTCAATCCTGATAGTACTATGTCTCAGGTCTAG
- the LOC135557588 gene encoding DNA-dependent metalloprotease SPRTN-like: MDDDFLLAIQLQEQFNSEASTKSTYDDNSYGQTTKKRKVESSSNVIPYSRPSIAPEKPMSIVDESWETLDPSPDVRAMFLEFNDTFFWGKLSGVEVKWSPRMTLCAGVCSYEGRGGLCSIRLSEPLLKLRPRRDLVQTLLHEMIHALLFVTLNNRDRDGHGPEFRKHMDRINQATGTKITVYHTFHDEVDLYRQHWWRCDGPCRTRKPYFGYVKRAMNRAPSAQDTWWGDHLRSCGGTYTKVKEPEGYGKKGKKTDTSQGKTDTSKDKKPTDKPTSSSKPSSTAIAGSGLQDMRNIIPFSGKGFLLGGSLQPSSFQLKKPIVNSPTTPFTTSVSPRLVLSPPAQATAKRIDSPGRPGLSCPQKKGSTSTTTSIAGGAHGPFRGPKPPVKKSVSNTKAFVNIGGSPVRIYKSNTTVSKPDSNSSDTFKTKTEQRSVQDLFNASGWKSGSAASSSTSTVSKPPDETKSAFSSVGGLNFGQPAKAVSSSDNRQLDSHHSGVPATSKPAVSTEPHPSKYFKGPKKPNGVNIPVSRKRPWEDRTSAHIFDFFQQTIGESSPSTSRSTRQDIDMPTTPTAHPAVQNNSASSASLTVNVSCPVCQAMVQESKINQHLDSCLL; encoded by the exons ATGGACGACGATTTCCTGCTTGCCATTCAGCTGCAAGAGCAATTTAATTCCGAGGCTTCCACAAAATCAACATATGATGACAACAGCTATGGCCAAACCACCAAAAAACGGAAAGTTGAGTCAAGCAGCAATGTCATCCCATATTCACGTCCATCTATTGCTCCAGAGAAACCAATGTCAATCGTGGATGAGTCGTGGGAGACGCTTGACCCAAGCCCAGATGTGAGGGCGATGTTCCTTGAGTTCAATGACACATTCTTCTGGGGAAAGCTCAGTGGTGTTGAAGTCAAATGGAGTCCCCGAATGACACT gtgtgcaggtgtgtgttcttaTGAAGGACGAGGTGGACTGTGTTCTATTCGACTCAGTGAACCTTTACTGAAACTCAGACCCCGTCGGGATCTTGTACAG ACACTTCTGCATGAGATGATCCATGCACTGCTCTTCGTGACTCTAAACAACAGGGATCGTGATGGGCATGGACCTGAGTTCCGCAAGCACATGGACAGAATCAATCAAGCTACTGGCACTAAAATCACA GTCTATCACACGTTCCACGATGAAGTGGATCTCTACCGTCAGCACTGGTGGCGCTGTGATGGGCCCTGTCGAACTCGCAAGCCTTACTTTGGATACGTGAAGAGGGCAATGAACCGTGCCCCCTCAGCCCAAGACACGTGGTGGGGGGACCACCTGCGCTCCTGTGGGGGCACTTATACCAAGGTCAAGGAGCCGGAGGGTTATGGAAAGAAAGGCAAGAAGACAGACACCAGCCAAGGCAAGACAGACACCAGCAAAGACAAGAAGCCTACAGACAAGCCCACAAGCAGCAGCAAACCTTCCAGTACAGCTATTGCAG GCTCTGGTTTACAGGACATGAGGAATATCATCCCATTCAGTGGCAAAGGCTTTCTGCTTGGAGGGAGTTTGCAGCCATCATCATTTCAACTCAAGAAACCTATTGTCAACAGTCCCACAACACCCTTCACTACTTCTGTGTCCCCCAGGCTTGTGCTGTCACCTCCAGCTCAGGCGACGGCAAAAAGAATTGACTCGCCTGGACGGCCAGGTCTGAGCTGCCCACAGAAGAAGGGGAGCACAAGCACCACAACCTCCATAGCAGGGGGAGCACACGGTCCATTCAGAGGACCTAAACCCCCTGTTAAAAAATCTGTCAGCAACACCAAGGCATTTGTCAACATTGGTGGTTCACCTGTTAGGATTTACAAATCCAACACCACTGTGTCCAAGCCAGATAGTAACTCCTCAGACACTTTCAAGACCAAAACAGAGCAAAGGTCTGTCCAAGACCTCTTTAACGCCAGTGGCTGGAAGTCTGGAAGTGCAGCTAGTTCTAGTACCTCCACTGTCTCCAAACCTCCAGATGAGACTAAAAGTGCATTTTCATCTGTGGGTGGTTTGAACTTTGGACAACCAGCCAAAGCTGTCAGTTCCTCAGACAACAGACAACTGGACAGCCATCATTCTGGTGTTCCGGCCACATCAAAACCTGCCGTGTCCACCGAGCCTCACCCCTCAAAATATTTCAAAGGCCCTAAAAAGCCTAATGGAGTCAACATTCCAGTTTCTAGGAAGAGGCCTTGGGAAGACCGCACCTCTGCTCACATCTTTGACTTCTTTCAGCAGACAATTGGTGAGTCATCACCATCAACGTCAAGGAGTACAAGGCAGGACATTGACATGCCGACTACCCCAACAGCCCATCCTGCAGTTCAGAACAACTCTGCCAGCTCTGCAAGCCTTACTGTGAACGTCAGCTGCCCTGTATGCCAAGCCATGGTGCAAGAGTCAAAAATCAATCAACATTTAGATTCCTGTCTCTTGTGA
- the LOC135557285 gene encoding dihydroxyacetone phosphate acyltransferase-like, translating to MTIPGRDDSEDILEERRNSSNLKYAFGCYSPVLYKGRTPCNANMLKNIVYSDQLRYLINQVSQESGEASDISQDESCVILEEMAYRLQISTVHFFAFTLSKDFKTLLQHVCINISFISTHSSILQLQQAIQEHPVVLLPSHCSYMDFPLMSYILYTYDLALPVIIGAGSMGAEGAAAPLEKSE from the exons ATGACCATTCCCGGG AGAGATGACTCTGAAGACATtttggaagagaggaggaactcTAGCAACTTGAAATATGCATTCGGATGCTATTCACCGGTTCTTTACAAGGGACGTACTCCCTGCAACGCAAACATGCTCAAGAATATCGTCTATTCTGATCAGCTACGCTATTTGATTAATCAG GTGTCACAAGAGTCTGGCGAAGCCTCTGACATCAGCCAGGACGAGTCCTGTGTCATTCTGGAGGAGATGGCTTACCGGCTCCAGATCAGCACCGTCCACTTCTTTGCCTTCACCCTCAGCAAGGACTTCAAAACGCTCTTGCAACATGTCTGTATTAACAT TTCATTCATATCCACACATTCTTCAATTCTTCAGCTCCAACAAGCCATCCAGGAGCATCCTGTGGTGCTGCTCCCCAGTCACTGTAGTTACATGGACTTCCCGTTGATGTCCTACATTCTGTACACCTATGACCTTGCCCTGCCTGTCATCATAGGCGCGGGAAGTatgggtgctgagggtgctgcagcaccccttgAAAAATCAgaatag